The genomic window TACGGCAGTTTGTCTATTTAGGCTGCGGTGCTTCTGGATTTATTGGTGCGTTTATTTTCCTAACTCAGATGCTGGCCGGACGGGACGTTGCCGCTGCACTACCCAATTTTGCGCTTCAGATTGGCGTCATTGCTCTGATGGTTTGGCTGTTTCGTTTAGAGGAGCGGACAAAGCGAAACGATCGGAACCCATCATCATAAAAAAGCATTAATAGAAGGTTAAGGAAATCTTTAAAGCGAAGGCAATTCGTTCAATCTCTGTCAAAATTGGGATGTTCAA from Trichocoleus sp. includes these protein-coding regions:
- a CDS encoding DUF3493 domain-containing protein, producing MSNSPKPSRSNRSTPPSSKLDPEQYAQLKAELKSPYRGLRQFVYLGCGASGFIGAFIFLTQMLAGRDVAAALPNFALQIGVIALMVWLFRLEERTKRNDRNPSS